Proteins encoded together in one Lathyrus oleraceus cultivar Zhongwan6 chromosome 5, CAAS_Psat_ZW6_1.0, whole genome shotgun sequence window:
- the LOC127079091 gene encoding uncharacterized protein LOC127079091, which translates to MATTACFIIVSRNDIPIYEAEVGVAAKREDAAQLHQFILHAALDVVQDLAWTTSAMYLKSVDRFNELVVSVYVTAGHTRLMLLHDSRNDDGIKSFFQEVHELYIKTLLNPLYLPGSRITSSHFDTKVRALARKYL; encoded by the exons ATGGCAACCACCGCTTGTTTCATCATTGTTAGCAGAAATGATATTCCTATATATGAAGCTGAAGTTGGAGTAGCTGCTAAA AGGGAAGACGCAGCTCAGCTGCATCAATTTATCCTACATGCTGCTCTCGATGTTGTCCAGGACCTTGCATGGACTACTAGTGCTAT GTACTTGAAATCGGTAGATAGGTTTAATGAACTCGTGGTGTCCGTGTACGTCACAGCTGGT CATACCCGATTAATGTTGCTTCATGATTCGCGTAATGATGATGGCATTAAGAGCTTCTTCCAAGAAGTGCATGAGCTTTACATAAAG ACTCTTCTTAATCCTCTATACTTGCCTGGCTCCCGAATCACATCATCACATTTTGATACGAAAGTCCGTGCCCTTGCAAGAAAGTATTTGTAG